A genome region from Clupea harengus chromosome 7, Ch_v2.0.2, whole genome shotgun sequence includes the following:
- the LOC105907551 gene encoding protein-lysine 6-oxidase, translated as MRNVGGDIMVGDDPYDPYKSLTNPYYNYYDAYFRPRTRTQERERPSSNSVQHGLPDLVPDPHYVQISTYVQRSAMYNLRCAAEENCLSSSAASAQDYDTRVLLRFPGRIKNQGSADFRPSRPRYAWQWHACHHHFHSMDEFCHYELLDASTQARVAEGHKASFCLEDTSCDPGYYRRYACTSHTQGLSPGCYDTYNADIDCQWIDITDIRPGKYILKMTVNPGFQVPESDFSNNVVRCDIQYTGNYAHASGCHVSQY; from the exons ATGCGGAATGTCGGAGGTGACATAATGGTCGGTGATGATCCATATGATCCATACAAGTCCCTCACCAATCCCTATTACAACTATTACGACGCTTATTTTCGGCCCAGAACTAGGACCCAGGAAAGAGAGCGTCCAAGCTCAAACtctgtccagcacg GTCTCCCAGACCTAGTGCCTGATCCTCATTACGTCCAGATATCGACGTATGTGCAGAGATCTGCCATGTATAACCTCCGTTGTGCTGCAGAGGAAAATTGCCTTTCTAG CTCAGCGGCATCGGCTCAAGATTATGATACGCGAGTGCTCTTGCGCTTCCCGGGGCGCATTAAGAACCAAGGCTCCGCAGACTTCCGGCCAAGCCGACCACGCTATGCTTGGCAGTGGCATGCGTGTCATCA CCACTTCCACAGCATGGATGAGTTCTGCCACTATGAGCTGCTGGATGCCAGCACGCAGGCTCGTGTGGCGGAGGGTCACAAGGCCAGTTTCTGCCTGGAGGACACCTCCTGTGACCCGGGCTACTACCGCCGCTACGCCTGCACCTCTCACACCCAG GGCTTGAGTCCTGGCTGTTATGACACCTACAATGCAGACATTGACTGCCAGTGGATCGATATCACTGATATCAGGCCAGGGAAATACATTCTGAAG ATGACTGTGAATCCCGGGTTCCAAGTTCCAGAGTCGGACTTTAGTAATAATGTTGTGCGCTGTGATATTCAGTACACAGGGAACTACGCTCATGCCAGCGGCTGTCACGTATCTCA ATATTAA